The genomic interval CCCGGCCATCCTGATCCACTATGCGCGCCTCGTAGCCCGGCACGGGCAGACCCGAGGTGCCCGGCCGCGCGCTCCCCGGCCGATTGGAAAGGAACACGTTGCAGGCCTCGGTGGAGCCGATGCCGTCCACAAGGTCCAGCCCGGCGGCCCGACGCCACTCCTCGAAGAGCGCCGCCGGCAAGGCCTCGCCCGCCGAGAAGCAGACCTTGAGCGAGGAAAGGTCCATGCCCGGCTCCAGGGCCCGGAGCATGAGGTTGTAGAGCGTGGGCACGCAAAAGAAATGCGTGGGCCGGAAGGAGCCTATGGCCTCGAACAGTTCGTAGGGTCCGGGCTTGTCCGGAAAGAGCAGGGCCGTGGCGCCCACGGAGAGGTTGATGAGCAGGGAGCTTTCCAGGCCGTAGGCGAAATAGAGTTTGCTGGCCGAGAAGATGCGGCTGTTCTCGTCCAACCCGAGGATGGGGCGGCCCCAGGTCTCGGCGGGCACGAAGCAGTCGCCCTGGCGGTGGGGGACTCCCTTGGGACGCCCCGTGGAGCCGGAGCTGAAGAGCATGAAGGCCAGGTCGTCGGCGGCCCGGGGCACGGCCTGGAAGCTGTCCGGCAGTCCGGCCAGATCCGGACCGGTGCGGGCGCAGGGGATCAGACGGTCCCCGGCGGCGGAGGCGGCCGGGTGTTCCGGGTCGGCGCAGACAAGCCGCGCGCCGCAGTCCTCCAGGATCGGGACGTACTCCTCGGCGGTCAGGGTCGTGTTCATGGCCGTGGCCACGCCGCCCGCCAGGATCGTGCCCAGGAAGGCCGTGACGAAGGCCGGGGAGTCCTCCAGGGCCAGGGCCACCCGGTCGCCGGGAACGACCCCGCGCGTCGTCAGGAGATGGGCCATGCGCGCCGCATCGCGGGCCAGGCTGCGGTAGGACGGTTCTTTCGCGCCGAAGACATAGGCCGTCTTGTCCGGGCGGACCTCCAGGTTGCGGGCCAGCAGAGCGGCCGCCGCGTTGCCGTCGTGGGTCATGCTTCCCCCTGGGCCTCGGATGTGCTCCGAAGCGCTTCGATTTTTTATCAGGAGGGCCGGAGCAAGTCCATGCCGAAGGCGGAACGACGAAACGGATTCGGCCCCGGGGTTCCCGCAAACCCCGGGGCCGAATCTGGAATTGCAGCCCGGAAGGAGGCCGGGCCGGTCAGCAGTCGTGGAAATCCTTGTTGATGTAGAAACAAAGGTCGAACAGGTTGTTCACCATGTCGTCCACGGGATCGTCCTGACGCATGAGCCCGTAGAGCGATTTGTTGATGATCTTCGAAAAAAGCAGCCCGATGAGCTGTTCATCGTACATGGTCCAGTATTTGCTCCCCGAGGGGAACTTCTTGACGAATCCCTGGTAGTACACGGCACCTCTCCCTGGTTCCAGGCTTCCGATCCATGTGAAGCCGCACGCTGTTGCCCATCTTATCGACCGTTCACCAGGGCACTTTATACGGGTGGGCGCAATTTCCGGGACTCCTCGGCCGTATTGCCTTCCCGGCCGGACGACCGTATCAGGGGGATGGCGCTCCCGCCCCCCATGTCACGAATCGGTGACGGGAAGACGGCGGATCTCACGCGAATGTCACACCGGCGGCTTTATCCGGCCCGTGTTTCGGGATAATGACGTTTGTCAGGCGGCCCTGGCGGCCGCAAGAAGGAGATCGCCCGTGTCGGACGCCACAATCCTCATCATCGAAGACAACGAGGACACACGCGAGCTGTTGAAGTACAACCTCGCCGCCGCCGGCTACAAGACGGTTTCGGCGGCGGACGGCCACGAAGGCCTGGAGTCGGCCCGCGCCACCCTGCCCGACCTCGTTCTCCTGGACCTCATGCTGCCCGGAATGGACGGCCTGGAGGTCTGCCGTCGACTCAAGCAGAATCAGGAAACCGCGCGCATCCCGGTGATCATGCTCACGGCCCGGGGCGAGGAGGTGGACC from Desulfovibrio aminophilus DSM 12254 carries:
- a CDS encoding benzoate-CoA ligase family protein, with amino-acid sequence MTHDGNAAAALLARNLEVRPDKTAYVFGAKEPSYRSLARDAARMAHLLTTRGVVPGDRVALALEDSPAFVTAFLGTILAGGVATAMNTTLTAEEYVPILEDCGARLVCADPEHPAASAAGDRLIPCARTGPDLAGLPDSFQAVPRAADDLAFMLFSSGSTGRPKGVPHRQGDCFVPAETWGRPILGLDENSRIFSASKLYFAYGLESSLLINLSVGATALLFPDKPGPYELFEAIGSFRPTHFFCVPTLYNLMLRALEPGMDLSSLKVCFSAGEALPAALFEEWRRAAGLDLVDGIGSTEACNVFLSNRPGSARPGTSGLPVPGYEARIVDQDGRDLPPGQAGDLLVRGPGIAPYYWNRPDKTRETMLPDGWLHTGDVYVRDADGYYSHQGRSDDMIKAGAHWVAPMRVEDALRRHPAVHECAVAACKVEGLDRPCAFVVPVAGTEPGPALVRELRAHAAKLLPGYMCPVRVEFRRDLPKTPTGKIQRFRLRAEAAGKTN